In the Primulina tabacum isolate GXHZ01 chromosome 15, ASM2559414v2, whole genome shotgun sequence genome, TTAAAGTGTGTGGGGAGAAATTACAACAGTGGGGTAAATCAAAATTTGGTAACATCAATCGCCGAATAGGTGATCTTCAAAATGCCATATCACATCTCAATAACCAGAAGAACATCTCGACTATCCATACCACTATCCAATCTTTTGAATCTCAATTGGATCATCTGCTGAATTTACAAGAACATTACTGGAAACAACGAGCTAGGACAGATTGTCTTGCGGAAGGTGATCGCAATACAAAAATTTTTCATCAGCGGGCGTCTCGAAGACAAAGGAAAAACTATATTCAAGGGATTTTGTCTTTAGATAATCATTGGATCACGGATTCAAATTCATTCGCAGCTATATTTCGGGATTATTTCCTACAGCTATACACTACCTCGAGTCCAGATATGGTGGTTATAGAACATGCTCTAATAGGGATGCAGCAACGACTCTCCTCTGAGATGGTCAATCAACTGGACGAGCCTTTCTCTCATGATGAAACTAACACAACACTTTTTAACATGAAGCCTTGGAAAGCTCCGGGTCCGGATGGGTTTCATGAGGGTTTTTTCCAAGATCAATGGAATCTGTTTGGTGCGCATATAACTCAGGTTTGCTTTGACATTCTTAATAATGGTTCCCCTTTTGGTTATCTGAATTCTACAAATTTAATTCTCATATCAAAAGTTCAGAAACCCACTGTAGTTTTACATTTTCGGCCAATCAGTTTATGTAATGTTATTGCAAAGATAATATGTAAATCTTTGGCAAACCGACTGAAGAATATTTTACCAACCATTATCTCTCAAGAGCAAAGTGCTTTCATACCAGGTCATTTAATCACAGACAAAATTCTGGTCGCTTTTGAGTGCCTTCATACTTTGCGTCAAAAAAATAAAGGCAACTAAGGGTTAGTGGTCATAAAGTTGGATATTAGCAAAGCTTATGATTGAGTGGAATGGGAGTTTCTTCGTATTATCATGAAGAAGATGGGTTTTTCGGATAAATGGGTGGAGTTGATTCTACGTTATATTATATCTTCGAGTTTTTCTGTACTTTTGAATGGTGATCCAATGGGTAATTTTAAGCCGAGTCGTGGTCTTCGTCAAGGGTGTCCACTCTCTccttatttatttttgatttgCTCTGAAGGTTTATCTAATCTTTTGAACTGTCGAATGGGGGCTGCTTTTGATTTGCCATATTTTTTTTCTGATGATAGTTTGATTTTGGGTAGTGCTGATGTGCTTAATTGTGTTAATATTAGGGAAGTGTTGTCTATCTATGCAGATGCATCTGGACAAGTAATCAATATTCAAAAATCATCAATTACTTTTAGTCCAAATCTCTATGCAGAACAAAAATCACAGGTTTAAACTGCTCATAATATGCCACCGAATGAATCCTATGAAATTTATTTAGGCCTTCCAACTTTCATTGGTCGCAACAGAAACCAGGTTTTTGATGGCATTAAATAAAGGGTTTGGCGCAAATTTCAAGCTTTGAAACGGAATCTGTTTTCTGCTGGCGGTCGTGAGATCTTAATCAAGGAGGTTGCTCAGGCTACGTCTATTTACACTATGTCGATTTTCAAAATTACTTATGGGATATGTCACTGTTTACGACAGATGGTTATGAAATTTTGGTGGAGTAACAACAAGGACAAATGCATTTACTGGAAATAGTGGAACTTGTTATGCCAACCAAAAGCTAAAGGAGGGTTAGGATTTCGTGATCTTCATAAATTCAATCAGGCCCTCTTAGCAAAACAAGGATGGAGAATGCTTCAAAATCCTATATCTCTAATCAATCGTCTTTTCAAGGCTAAGTATTTCCCCTTCACTGACTTTCTTCATGATTCACTTGGATCATATCCATCTTATGTGTGGCGCAATATTTTATGGGGAAGAGACTTGCTTTCGAGGAGTATCCGTTGGCAAATTAGCTCTGGTGAATATATCAGAGTTTTCTGAGATCCTTGGCTATTGCGTCCGTTGTCATTTAAGCCTATAACCATACCTCAACATCAATTTGAAGATTTGCGTATTAGTGAGTTGAGATTGGGTTCGGGGTCATGGAATTGGCAGTTAATCAAAGGGATTCTGTGGGAATTGATCATGATGAATTCCGCCGCTTTCCGATTCAAGCTCTATCGGGAAACTAGAGACTCATTTGGCATTATAGTCCTAATGGTGATTTCTCAGTCCGATCAGCTTATTTTCTAACATTAAAAGATGGGATAGAGAGCAGCATGAGTAGTCCGGCAGGTAATGAAAGATTCTTCAAAATGCTATGACATCTTAATATCCAGAACAAGATTACGATCTTTGTATGGAAAGCTATACACGCTATACTTCCATCCCGTCATCACTTAGCTTCGAGAGGAGTCCAGGTTGATCCTTTGTGCCCTTGTTGTAATTTGTCTAATGAGCGTAATTTCCATGTTTTATGGCACTGTCCTTGGGCGAAAGATGTGTGGTCTGAATCGGCTTTATGGCCTATGTTATCAAGGTTTTGGGGACAAAATTTTATGGAACTTTGgtgttggataattttgaaCGGTTCAGGCGACGATGTGGGATGTTTTGCAATGATATCCTGGAGCATTTGGCTTGCCAGAAATCAATGGGCTTTTGAAGGTCGGTCAATGAATAGTAGAGAAGTGGTGTCTCGTGCAGGTAAAATTTGGTCTCAGTTCTTAACTTCTAAACCTATCAGAATCAACAGTACCATTAATGAACCTCTTTTGATTCATTGGATTGCACCACAAGTTGGGAGTTTTAAGATAAATGTGGATGATGCCGTCTTTGATGACTCCGATGTCTTTGGTGTAGGGACGATTGTTCGAGATGATAAAGGTATGGTTTTGATGGCTCGTGCAGGCTGTCTTGAGGGTGTTTTAACACTTTACCTGGCTGAGTTACTTGTTGTTCGAGAATGTATTATTTTAGCCTATCATCTCCAGTGGACCAATGTCATTGCAGAAACTGATGTTCGTAATGTAGTTGAATTTATTCGTCATCCTAATCTTTTTGCACCTGAAGCTTCCATTATCTCTTTTATTAGAAGACTTATGCGGCAAACATCTGGACTCAACATCACTTTTCCACTGCCAGCAAATCAGCTCATGAACTTGCATcttttgatctaaaaaatttGGTGGATGTTGATTACAAAGATTGAAGTCCTTTTTATTTAAGTCCATTTGTAAGAAGTGactttatttataatatttgaatgtATCAGttttatccaaaaaaaaaaaattggatcgGGGGTCCAAAGTCTAGGTTTGGGCCTGATAACTTGATGGGCCCAttcatggggtatcaccagtgtCTTCCTCCCAAGTTGAGCTGAATCGCAGGTTTAAAGTTCGATTAATTGCACTGACCTTGGCTTACAAAATGTGAGTCATGAATTCTTTTCCCTGATATCCATTAGTCTCCACTTCCAACTCTTCATCCTCATCTTCAAGATCATACACTAGGCTTCAACCATAGTAGGAAAAATGTGAACTCTCATTCTCCATACTTTAAGTTCTTCACCACCCTCATCTTCAAGATCCTATACTAGGCTTTATTCATAGTAGGAAAAATGTGAATTCTCACTCTCCACACTTCAAACTCTCCACTCTCCTCACCTCAAGCTTATCACCTTCATCTTCAAGATCATCTTCTAGATTTTAGCCATAGTAGGAAAAATTTGAACCATCATTCTCCACAATTCAAGCTCTTCACCCTCATCTTCAAGATCATATACTATACTTTAGTCATAGTAAGAAAAACGCGAACTCTCATTCTCCACATTTCAAGTTCTTCACTCTTCTCACCTCAACCTCCTCACAATCATCTTTAAGATCCTCTACTAGGCTTTAGTCATAGTAGAAAAATTATGAACCCTCACTTTCTACACTTCAGACTCCTCACCTCAAGATCCTCACCCTCATCTTCAAGATCCTTTATTATGCTTCAACCATAGTATGTCAACTCAGTCTCCACACTTCAAGCTCTTCACTCTCCTCACCTCAAGCACCTCACCCTTATCTTCGAGATCCTCTACTAGGCTTTAGCCATAGTAGGAAAATTGTGAACCCTCACTCTCCACACTTCAGACTTTTCACCCTCCTTACATCAAGTTCCTCGCCCTCATCTTCAAGGTCTTCTACTAGTCTTTAGGTAGGAGAAACGAGTACTTCACTCATCCATACTTCAAGATCCTTACCCTCCTCACTTGAAGCTCCTCTACCTAGGGTCCAAACTTTACCCTCATCACCTCAAGCTCATCTACTAGGCTCCAATCTTCACCCTCACCACCTCAAACTTTTCTACTAGGTTCCAACCTTAGTATGTCACCTCACTATCCACACTTCAAGCTCTTCACTCTCCTCACCTCAAGCTCCTCACCCTTATCTTCAAGATCCTCTACCAGGATTTAGACAtaacaagaaaaatgtgaaCCCTTACTCTCCACATTTCAGACTCCTCACCCTCCTTAAATCAAGTTCCTCGCCCTCATCTTCAAGGTCCTCTACTAGGCTTTAGGTAGGAGAAACAAGTACTTCACTCGCCATTCACACTTCTAGATCTTCACCCTCCTCACTTTAAGCTCCTCTACCTAGGGTCCAAAGTTTACCCCTATCACCTCAAGCTCATCTACTGGGCTCCAATATTAACCCTCACAACCTCAAGCTCTTTTATTCGGCTCCAACCTtagtaaaaaaattatgaacCTTATGAACCCTCACCCTCATATATCAAGCTTTTCATTCTCACTAGGCTCAaaacttagcaggaaaattaacCCTCACACGTCATACTTAAAGTTCTTAACTTTCACCACCTCAATGTCATCTACTAGGTTCCAACCTTCACCCTCACCACTTTAAGCTCATCTATTAGGCTTtagccttagtaggaaaattatgAACCATCACCCTCCATATTTCAAGCTCTTCACTTTCACCACCTCAAGATCATCTAGTAGGCTCCAACTTTAACCCTCATCACCTCAAGCTCTTCGACTAGGCTTcagccttagtaggaaaattatgAACCATCACACTCcatacttcaagcttttcacTCTCACCACCTCAAGCTCCTCTATTAGGCTTTATGTAggaaaaacatatattttactCACTGTCCATATTTCAAGCTTCACCCCTCACCACCTCAAGCTCTCATCAGCTAGGCTCCAACCTTCACCGTAACTACCTCAAGCTCCTATATTAGACTACAACCTCCACCTTCATGACATCAAACTCCTCTAATAGGCTCGAGgcttagtaggaaaattatgAACTTTCACCCTCCATACTTCAACCTCTTTACTCTCATCACCTCAAGCTCACCTACTAGGCTCCAAATTTTACCCTCACCACCTCAAGCTCCTCTAATTGGCTCCAGACTTAGAAGTAATATTATGAACACTCACCCTCCATACTTCAACCTCCTCACTTCAAGCTCATCTACCTAGGAGAGTCATGGtaggaaaaatataattttactttaatcacctcaaaatccTCTACtttgccttagcagaaaaataaaatttccacCTACTCGCCCGATAACTCCTCTGATAGGTGAGGCCTTAGCAATAAAATAGAATTTCCACCTCTTCATTCGATAACTCCTTAGCTAGGCCATGccttagaaggaaaataaaacATCTCATTCCTCGCGCCCTTGACTCGTCTACTAAGATAatccttagcaggaaaaaataaaacttttacCCCCTCACCCCatgactcctctgctaagtcGGGTATTAGAAGGAAAAATGAAATCTTCtccatttcaaacttttatttcTCTGTTAGGCTATTCCTTAGCTCGAAAATGAAATACCCACTTTTTCACCCCTTTATTCCTATGCTAGGCTATGACTTGGCAGGAAATGAAATCTCCGCCTCTCCACCCCTTTACTCATCTGATAGACTAtgccttaacaggaaaatacaaatttcacatcatcactttataactcctctgctaagcgatATCTTAGCAGGAAATGTAATTTTCACATACTCACCCCTTTACTACTCTGCTAGACTATGTCttagaaagaaaataaaactctcACATCCTCATCTTATAGCTCGTCTGCTAATCCGGGCCATAGAAGGAAAATTGAAAGATCCTTACCACCTTGCCTCCCAACATAACTTATCTGCTTAACATAGTATTAGTAGGAAATATGAAAGACCCCTTACGACCTTGCTTCTCACATAATTCCTCTTCTAAGCATAGCCCGAAAAATAAAAGTTCCACATTCTCACCCCACGACTCCTCTTCTAGGCGATATCTTaacagaaaaataaaagtttcacCTCCTCACTCCTTTACTCCTCTGTTAGTCTATGTCTTCatagaaaaataaaacttcCACCTCCTCACCTTCTGACTCCTATGCTAAGCgacgtcttagcaggaaaataataaatttaatatttaataaaatataaatgaaagTGATATTTCTTCACGTGACAAAACACTTTTAGAGCACATTGCACTTGATCCCGTCGGTATACTGATGCAACAAGACACATTCTAAAACCTTCCTGATGTTCTAATGATTATTACTTCCATCGCATTCTTATATACTTGATTGGTAAGAACTTGACGAGAACCCTTTTTACGCAATGACATAGAAAGAAAGGAAATTCGTACTTCCATCgcattcttatatactcgatTGATAAGAATTTGACTTGAACCCCTCTTACATAATAACAGAGAAAGAAAGGAAATTCACTTTTTCTTTCCATTACTACTTTCTTCGTCTACATTCACCTCACTCAACCTCTCTCGAACATCTGCCACACCCTTGCGCTCGCATGCTCGCCTGACATCTCCACAACTTTCCAACCTAATCATAGCAAGGTCTATGCCCATCATCTTGCCAATCCCACCATCATCACGATATCTGTTCACACTAATTTTATGTATGATCATCTTGCCCACAAACCCATTGATTGAAAAATATTGTTCGACCTACCTCATGCTTATATGTCTAGCACCCCCAACCAAGTCCAGACCATTTCTCTCACCAAACACAAACACTTTCCCCACTCCAGTTGTCCATTACACCCACCAAATACATCGTCTCTCCCTCTCTCTCTTAGCTTCACTTTCACATCGACATCGGCTTGACTTTCTCTCTCTCCACCTTGCTCGTTATACTCACTCACACCTTCCTCTTGACCGTGCCCCACCTCAATCTCTTCGACACCTCATCCTCATCCTCGCCAAATTTTCCTTGCAAAGTAAACATACCTTACTCATACTCTCGCTAGCATCTCCTTTCTTGCCTCACCTAGACTGTTCACTATCCACTATAGTTTCACGAATAACTCTTGATTGCACCTACATCACGCATCGTCCTCTCCCTTGCACCCAAAATCCTTGCGCACCACATGTTCGACATTCTAAATAGAAGCCCAACTCCTCACCTAGCCCGAACCCACCACTGTCACCTTACATGccttttttttctctctctccCTCATTCCCTTCCACTTGTCTCGATTACCCTCTACTCGATCACTCTATTGTGTAATTTTTGTTGATCCTGGACTTCGAACAATGGGGGTTACTGGGTACTTTCCCCCAGCATCCTCCACTATCTTATTAATAATTTGGCCAAACTGCTCCATGGCCATGTTTCTCACATTCACCTCCAGAGGAGACTCCTCAATCCTTGGGTGAGAACGTGATGACTTTGAGTTGGTTTTTATACTTTCTCTCATACGTTGCATCTCTAGGTCTTAGCTCAAATGTTCTCACATAGAGTGCCAAGTGATATTCACTAGAAATATAGGATTCGAGTCCGGTAGATGAGACCAATACGAATTCAGATCTCGGACCTACTTTGGATCTGAAATCACAAAGGATACTGTTAGAAAGGGATCGAGAGGTGTCCCAACGTAGCCCCTCCGATGCCTAAGTCAGGTACTGCGGACAAAAATGAGACAACAACTAAAAGGACTTTTAGCTTCTAAAAATTAATATGTGAATGGAATGAATGAGGTTCTCAAAGCAGAAATTTATAAGAGAACGCATGAAGTCCACAATGAACCACCTACCTTGGTTAAAAATGGGCTGAGGGTCCAAAGTCTAGGTTTGAGCCTGATAACTTGATGAGCTCATTCATAGGGTATCATATACATATCCCAATAatgtgattatatatataatatggaGAATTTGAATGTTAATATATATGTACAAGAGCAAATTACTTGTATGTGAGTAGGACTAGGGGAATTATACCCCCAACAGTTGTGCTACACTCGGTGGCGTGATAGCCGTTGATATGCATGGGGCAAAACTGCGTAGACCGTGTTACACTCGGTGTAACATAACTTCTCGCATAGGAACtatctatactattttattaagtttgagacacttagagtaactaactttggtgtcatggtctgttttaataattatatatattaaaaaatgttaaaattttaatgcaagttaTATGCAGTTCAGCGGATATAGTCATTGTTTCTTGGGATTTAGGTTATAGGTTCAATTCTTATTgaggtcatttttttattcttttatttttcaatttattttttaatttatatatcaaaattacagtgcaGTCCCtcactattttttataattatattttgatcctcatttaaatataaatcaaatgaattataaaaaatattatacaagcatgCAATGCGTGCGTCGATGTACTAGTTTAAATTAAGATTCTTAAACGATGTTAACTGATATGATCTTATATTAGTTATATAAAAAGTAGTAATTTATCTATGTTAAACTATATTGTTAAAAttgagaaatttaaaataattaatttttgttttatgaTATGTCTTtgagaaaaatacttgtacaattagaaaaatatttcatttatatttaataaaatataaaatattttttaaaatttatttatattttaaaatttttaaacgaTAATATAACccataacataaaaaataatagattttttttcgattttaatataattttttaaaaaattcacacAAAAATTAAATCTAAAATTCTCGTCTAAAACATTGATGCCATGTATTTAGTCTATATTTGATTTAGGCGCTTTCTCATTAtttctgaaaaaaataaaataatagccGTATCAATTGCATGAATGAATGACTGAGGAAAAGAAAATAATGAGAAATaaaaggaaagaaaagaaaaagcaaATTTATCCGCTACCACGTTCAAAACTTCAGATTCATCGCTAAAATCCTCAAAATCTATGCAAAAAATATATGTGAAATCTTTGCTATTTCATAGAACTAGCTTTAATGGGGAATATGTTCGACGGATCCAAAAATATCAAATCAACGCCTCGATACAAGCTTTTTTTACCATTCCACAAACAGGGCAAGAATCAAGAAAAGTCTCGCAATCTCTGCATGAACAGAGATGCCTACAGGGCAGCACAATTACACACGAATTCCTGTATTTACAGCTtctgcaaatgattttcttcaaGTTAAAATGGTCTCGAttctctcttctttcttctTCCATGATTTGGCAGCAGGATTCTGCATCCTCCGCGCCTTTGGATGATAGATTCACAGCTTCTTTCAGCCGATGGATTGTGCAGTTCAGTGATGCAACCTTTGCTTCGTTTTCTTTCGCTAATCTCTGCCACGCTTGATTCTCAATCTCCATTGTTTGTAAAAACTTTTGGAGCTCGACTGATCTGTTTTGGGCTTTTGAGATTTGTTCATCTCTCTGTTTGAGTAAAAGTAGCGATCTGGATTcgtatttcttcaagaacagtGCGTTTTGACGCTTTCTCTGTTCTTGCAATGCCAGTCTCAGTCTCTCGTTCTGTTGTTTTTCAAGGGAAAGAAATCGAAATCAATCAGAACCCATCACAGATTTAATGTTTTTGGAGCAACCCAGATTCGAAAAA is a window encoding:
- the LOC142526841 gene encoding BOI-related E3 ubiquitin-protein ligase 1-like; translated protein: MPIEAQLYSENLGFALGGSQDLFVENACGFDSSCFVPQQQQQSVPFGQTQDFSRGLSAQIEKQRMEIDGFICLRNERLRLALQEQRKRQNALFLKKYESRSLLLLKQRDEQISKAQNRSVELQKFLQTMEIENQAWQRLAKENEAKVASLNCTIHRLKEAVNLSSKGAEDAESCCQIMEEERRENRDHFNLKKIICRSCKYRNSCVIVLPCRHLCSCRDCETFLDSCPVCGMVKKACIEALI